One genomic window of Paenibacillus xylanilyticus includes the following:
- a CDS encoding MbtH family protein codes for MSNPFEQEDSNYLVLMNEEGQYSLWPATIPIPAGWTQMLGKAKRRVCLDYIAEQWTDLKPLSLCDETGMPGVVQEAGG; via the coding sequence ATGAGCAACCCTTTTGAACAGGAAGACAGCAATTATCTGGTATTAATGAATGAGGAAGGGCAGTATTCGCTCTGGCCCGCAACCATTCCAATCCCTGCAGGCTGGACCCAGATGCTGGGCAAGGCAAAACGCCGGGTGTGTCTTGATTACATTGCGGAGCAGTGGACGGACCTGAAGCCACTAAGCCTCTGTGATGAAACGGGGATGCCAGGTGTGGTCCAAGAGGCTGGCGGATGA
- a CDS encoding arylamine N-acetyltransferase family protein, which produces MNTMTDSELKSYLKRIHIDDIKPPTLEFLSELHRAHVQYLSWQTIDIFTGRPEAIDLANSVQLVLQGRSGYCFHLNGAFSVLLRSLGYEVQWHRAGVQPHGEQPRVNSFHLGLSVLLPEAGPETERWLVDVGLGGMPFEPLPLRYEVYGETPFTYNLTSSSVASEGWRLEYEPHGPSEGVDYAPEVLHTLDEFIPKHHFYSQSAESPWHQVFLLRQRDAAASNELRGCMLRTHTAEGIHKTEIQSYTDWRELLDGVFHEPLVRYSEPERVEMWERIRAGHEEWKRTQQL; this is translated from the coding sequence TTGAACACAATGACAGATTCAGAACTGAAGTCCTATCTGAAACGAATCCACATTGATGATATTAAACCGCCAACATTGGAATTTTTGTCAGAACTTCATCGTGCACATGTACAATACCTTTCATGGCAAACGATAGATATCTTTACAGGGCGCCCGGAAGCAATCGATCTTGCCAATTCAGTCCAACTTGTCCTGCAAGGACGCAGCGGGTACTGCTTCCATCTCAATGGTGCATTCAGTGTCCTGCTTCGTTCGCTCGGCTATGAAGTACAGTGGCATCGTGCGGGAGTGCAGCCCCATGGCGAGCAGCCGCGTGTGAATTCGTTCCATCTTGGGCTGTCCGTCCTCCTACCTGAAGCTGGTCCTGAGACCGAACGCTGGCTCGTCGATGTTGGCCTGGGTGGCATGCCCTTCGAGCCTCTGCCACTTCGTTATGAGGTTTATGGAGAGACTCCTTTCACCTACAACTTAACCTCATCCAGCGTTGCTTCTGAGGGATGGCGGCTTGAATACGAACCTCATGGACCCAGTGAGGGCGTAGACTATGCTCCAGAGGTGCTCCATACCCTGGATGAGTTTATCCCCAAACATCATTTCTACAGTCAATCGGCCGAATCGCCATGGCATCAGGTTTTCCTGCTTCGCCAGAGGGATGCCGCGGCCAGCAACGAGCTGCGTGGATGCATGCTGCGAACCCATACTGCTGAAGGCATTCATAAAACCGAAATACAGAGCTATACCGATTGGAGAGAGCTGCTGGATGGAGTCTTTCATGAACCGTTGGTACGCTACAGTGAGCCGGAGCGCGTGGAGATGTGGGAACGCATTCGAGCCGGGCATGAGGAGTGGAAGAGAACGCAACAGCTGTAA
- a CDS encoding 4'-phosphopantetheinyl transferase family protein, whose product MMINIQVLRIPEEIPNKFWNSLLSLVSAERRQQAARFVHQADAYRSVLGEALARVTLGKWTGARPGELVFIRNTYGKPSLISHPELPFNVSHSGDWVAVISGGHAPLGVDVEKISTIDMKIAERFFSPLESRMLAAEPAEQQLETFYRLWTLKESYIKAIGMGLSMPLDSFSMLRGMDGLWYCPEAPTYQFFSQRLDEGYMLAATGSAAMELPTQPDVITIEELYSSLL is encoded by the coding sequence ATGATGATAAACATTCAAGTTCTGCGCATTCCTGAGGAAATCCCCAATAAATTTTGGAATTCGCTCCTCTCGCTCGTCTCGGCTGAGCGGCGGCAGCAAGCGGCACGTTTTGTCCATCAGGCCGATGCCTATCGTTCAGTGCTTGGGGAGGCGCTGGCTCGTGTGACATTGGGCAAATGGACTGGTGCGAGACCAGGCGAGCTTGTCTTTATCCGCAATACATACGGTAAGCCTTCACTTATCAGCCATCCTGAACTGCCTTTCAATGTATCCCATTCCGGTGATTGGGTTGCCGTCATTTCAGGGGGTCATGCTCCACTCGGTGTGGATGTAGAGAAAATATCCACCATCGACATGAAAATTGCCGAACGTTTCTTCTCTCCATTGGAGAGCCGGATGCTGGCAGCAGAGCCCGCAGAACAGCAGCTGGAAACCTTTTATCGGCTGTGGACGCTGAAAGAAAGTTATATCAAGGCCATCGGTATGGGGTTATCAATGCCGCTAGACTCCTTTTCCATGCTGCGTGGCATGGACGGACTCTGGTATTGTCCCGAAGCACCGACGTATCAATTCTTCAGCCAGCGTCTGGATGAGGGATATATGCTGGCAGCGACCGGTTCCGCTGCAATGGAACTGCCAACCCAGCCTGATGTGATTACGATTGAGGAGTTGTATTCATCACTACTGTGA
- the greA gene encoding transcription elongation factor GreA produces MANDEVILTQEGLEKLEDELRELKTVKRKELAERLKLAISYGDLKENSEYHSAKDDQAFMETRILILEKMLTKARVISSDNIDSNKVSIGSIVLLNDIEFAEKIEYQLVGPAEADVANNKISYESPLGKEIMGKEVGSVIHVNAPMGVIKYELLEIRSN; encoded by the coding sequence ATGGCTAATGATGAAGTAATTTTGACACAGGAAGGCTTGGAAAAGCTGGAGGACGAACTGAGGGAATTGAAGACGGTGAAGCGTAAAGAGTTGGCTGAGCGTCTGAAGCTTGCGATCAGTTACGGTGACCTGAAGGAAAATAGTGAGTATCATTCAGCCAAAGATGATCAGGCATTTATGGAAACCCGCATTTTGATTCTGGAGAAGATGCTGACCAAGGCCAGAGTGATAAGTTCAGATAATATCGACTCCAACAAGGTGAGCATTGGCTCAATCGTGCTGCTGAATGATATTGAATTTGCAGAAAAGATTGAATATCAACTGGTTGGCCCAGCTGAGGCCGATGTGGCAAATAACAAAATTTCCTACGAAAGCCCGCTCGGCAAGGAGATCATGGGCAAAGAAGTAGGCAGCGTCATTCATGTCAATGCACCGATGGGTGTTATCAAATATGAGTTGCTTGAGATCAGATCGAACTAA